The following nucleotide sequence is from Methylocella sp..
CGGCAGCGATCCATTCGATGGCGCGCTTTACGTCTTCCGTGCAAAAAGGGCCGACAGAATCAAAATTGTATTTTGGGATGGATCCGGCGTTTGTCTTTATGCGAAACGTCTTGAGAAAGCGCAGTTTTGCTGGCCGAAGATCGGGCATAGCCGGATTCAACTCAACCAGGCTCAGTTAATGGCGCTGGTCGATGGGATGGACTGGAAACGCGTTCACGCGGTGGCAGTGAAACGGCCGGAGTTTGCTGGATAAAACGCCTGCGACAGAGTGAATCGGGCGTTTCAATAGGGCGGCAATCGCGGGCAAAATGTGCTCTTATGAGCCCCATGGTAGTGCCTGGCTCCAAGCTCCCCGACGACGTTGATGCGCTCAAGGCCATGGTGTTGGCCATGACTGAAAAAGCGGCTCGCGCGGAAGCTCTTGAAGCCGAAGTTGCCGATCTCAAAGCCTTGAATGCGAGCGCCGACGAACGCATCGCGCGACTGACCTCCATCCTCAAGGCATTGGAACGGGCAAGGTTCGGGCGCCGCTCCGAGAAGCTTGGCTCGAAAGCTCTTGATGACGAACAGAGTGCCTTCGTCTTCGACGAGATTGAAACGGGGATCGGAGCCATCCAGGCCGAACTCGACAAGCGGCCCAGTCCCGATAAGGCCAAACGAGCCGCACGTCCCCGCAAAGGTTTTGCCGCCCATCTCGAGCGGCTCGAAATCGTCATCGAACCGGACACTCTTCCCGAGAATGAAGGCAAACAGAAGATCCTGATCGGCGAAGATGTCTCCGAGCGGCTCGATGTCACGCCGGCCAAGTTCCGCGTCATCGTCACGCGCCGGCCTAAATACGCATTCAAGAATGAGGATGGTGTCATCCAGGCTCCAGCGCCGGCCCATATCATCGAGGGCGGCGTTCCGACGGAAGCTCTCCTGGCGCTTATTGCCGTTTCCAAATATGCCGATGGCCTGCCGCTTTACCGGCAAGAGGCCATCTACACGCGCGACAAGGTGGAACTCAATCGCGCCCTGATGGCCCAATGGATGGGCCGGCTCGGGTTTGAACTTGAGATCCTCTCTGAACACGTCCTCACCCGGATCAAACAGGCGGAAAGAATCTTCGCCGACGAAACGACCTTGCCGACCTTGGCGCCCGGTTCCGGCAGCACAAAGACAGCCTATCTCTGGGCCTATGCGAGAGACGATCGCCCCTTTGGCGGCAGCGGCCCGCCGATGGTTGCCTATCGCTTCGAAGATAGCCGGTCTGGCGATTGTGTCGCCCGTCATCTCGGTGGTTATAGGGGCATTCTGCAGGTCGACGGATATACGGCCTACAATCGCCTCGCGAGGCCAGACCGCGGCAATGACGCCGTCACGCTCGCGGGATGTTGGAGCCATGTCCGGAGACGATTTTACGAACTGCACGTCAATGGCAGCTCCGAGCTTGCCACGGCTACGATTGAACGCATGACCCATCTATGGGAGGTCGAGGAAAACGTCCGGGGCAAAGAGCCAGAAGTGCGCGCTGCGGCCCGGCAAGAAACTGCGGTGGCGATCGTCGCTGATCTGTTCAGGCTTTGGCAAGATGCGCTCCCACGTATCTCCGGCAAGTCTAAGCTCGCCGAGGCGATACGTTACGCCATCTCACGCCGGGCGACGCTCGAACGCTTCCTGAATGATGGCCGCATCGAGATCGACTCCAACATCGTAGAGCGTGCAATCCGGCCGCAAACAATCACACGAAAAAACTCACTCTTCGCCGGCAGCGATGGTGGAGGCCGTACTTGGGCATCCATAGCCACATTGCTGCAAACTGCAAAAATGAACGACATCGATCCTCAGGCCTGGCTCACCCAGACACTCGAGCGCGTCGCAAACGGCTGGCCCAATGCCGAAATCGATGCCCTCATGCCCTGGAAATACGCCGCCTGAACGGCCTCGGCTAAGCGCTTACTCTGCATCGCCGCTACCGTTTGCTACTGGTTGTGAGTCTGGACCCTAGTTTGACGCCGCCGCGCGGTCGAGCTTTATTCATGTCTGCACCCAACCCGCGCGGCCCCCCTGCCGGTCTTGAGTCGTCCCTGAACAAGCATTCCCCCTGAATTACTCATGGGGCAGATTGCCTGCAAAATCAGAACGTTGGAGGCGGAGATGCCAAGTGTGGAAGAACGTTGGGGCGATATAGATTGGTCTCGGATGTACGATCCGAGCAAAGTAACTGAAATAGTATCTAGCAAGACCATTAACAACTGGGCGAAAATACACCCTTTGACAATAATCCCCAATAGAATAGATTAAACTTTAATTCCTGTAGATTTGAGTATGTTCCGATTGGTGTCTATTACTACGGTCTCTCCCGGGGTTAAGGTCGTACCACATTCACACGACGAACCTGTATTCCGTCTTTTTTTAAAAGGCTCTGTCATGCTTAATGGCGTTCGCTACGAAGCGGCGGATTGGGTTCTCATACCGAAGGATGCAGAGTCGAACTTGAAACAGAAGAGGGCTACACAGCGCTAGTCAATTATGGGATGAGATGTGGAGCACCTCCCAATGACGATGTTCTTTCGCCATCAAGAACTAAGCCCGAGCATGACTAGCACAAGCATCTCTCGTCGCATCGCCTAGCTGAATCTAGTGACAAGGACTTTTTAGGGCACGAAACATACGAGTATGACTGCTCCTATGTCGCTATACCGAAGTGAGGTCATGGGAGTAGCATTAGGGCCCAGACCCATAAAATGGTTGGCGTGAGAGGCGGGTTGTGATTCACAGCTTCCGAAAGGAAGCGACTATGAATCGGGATCAATTCTGGCTGACGGACGCGCAGTTCGCGAAGATCGCGCCGCATCTTCCCACGGACACGCGCGGCAAGGCGGGCGTCGATGATCGCCGGGTGATCAGCGGGATCATTCATGTGCTGAAATCTGGCGGACGCTGGATTGACGCGCCGCTGGAGTACGGGCCAAAGAAGACTCTCTACAATCGCTACGTTCGCTGGGCTGCTAAGGGCGTTTGGATCGATCTGTTCCACGCGCTTGCGCAAGCAGGCGGGCCGCCGGCGCAGGTCCTCATCGACTCCTCGGCGGTCAAGGCGCATCGCTCGGCCAGTGGCGGCAAAGGGGGGAGAAGAATCAGGCCATCGGCCGTTCGCGCGGCGGGCGCACAACCAAAATCCACGCATTGACCGATGCGGACTGCCGCCCGCTGTCTTTCATGCTCACCGGCGGCCAAATCGCCGATTGCTCGGCGGGCGCGGAGCTTATCGCGCGACTTCCTCCTTGCGAAATCCTCCATGGCGACAAGGGCT
It contains:
- a CDS encoding IS66 family transposase yields the protein MVVPGSKLPDDVDALKAMVLAMTEKAARAEALEAEVADLKALNASADERIARLTSILKALERARFGRRSEKLGSKALDDEQSAFVFDEIETGIGAIQAELDKRPSPDKAKRAARPRKGFAAHLERLEIVIEPDTLPENEGKQKILIGEDVSERLDVTPAKFRVIVTRRPKYAFKNEDGVIQAPAPAHIIEGGVPTEALLALIAVSKYADGLPLYRQEAIYTRDKVELNRALMAQWMGRLGFELEILSEHVLTRIKQAERIFADETTLPTLAPGSGSTKTAYLWAYARDDRPFGGSGPPMVAYRFEDSRSGDCVARHLGGYRGILQVDGYTAYNRLARPDRGNDAVTLAGCWSHVRRRFYELHVNGSSELATATIERMTHLWEVEENVRGKEPEVRAAARQETAVAIVADLFRLWQDALPRISGKSKLAEAIRYAISRRATLERFLNDGRIEIDSNIVERAIRPQTITRKNSLFAGSDGGGRTWASIATLLQTAKMNDIDPQAWLTQTLERVANGWPNAEIDALMPWKYAA
- a CDS encoding IS5 family transposase (programmed frameshift) — its product is MNRDQFWLTDAQFAKIAPHLPTDTRGKAGVDDRRVISGIIHVLKSGGRWIDAPLEYGPKKTLYNRYVRWAAKGVWIDLFHALAQAGGPPAQVLIDSSAVKAHRSASGGKGGRRNQAIGRSRGGRTTKIHALTDADCRPLSFMLTGGQIADCSAGAELIARLPPCEILHGDKGYDANAIRRQVEERGAMPNIPPKANRRWKNCFSPFLYRNRNAIERMFCRLKDFRRVATRYDRNAINFLATVCIAATVSYWL
- the tnpB gene encoding IS66 family insertion sequence element accessory protein TnpB (TnpB, as the term is used for proteins encoded by IS66 family insertion elements, is considered an accessory protein, since TnpC, encoded by a neighboring gene, is a DDE family transposase.), with the translated sequence MIPSGVKVFLASHPIDFRKGVDGLLSLVRDSGSDPFDGALYVFRAKRADRIKIVFWDGSGVCLYAKRLEKAQFCWPKIGHSRIQLNQAQLMALVDGMDWKRVHAVAVKRPEFAG